One genomic segment of Aquipluma nitroreducens includes these proteins:
- the pdxA gene encoding 4-hydroxythreonine-4-phosphate dehydrogenase PdxA, with protein MKRDKIIIGISQGDINGIGYEVIIKTLMEPRILEMCTPIVYGSPKVAAYHKKALNIETFNFNHIRTASEADSRKANIINCIDDNIRVELGKSSEMAGEASYMALEKAVEDLKNGEIDALITAPINKDNIQSDKFNFPGHTEYLAEQFNARDFVMLMVSESMKVGVVVGHVPLSEVSSKITKGAILNKLRIINQSLEKDFFVKRPRIAVLGLNPHAGDNGLLGKEELDIIIPAIQRAKDEGIIAVGPYPADGFFGSGDFVKFDAILAMYHDQGLIPFKMASFDRGVNFTAGLPIIRTSPAHGTAFDIAGEDKASPDSFREALYLAIDIHKNRTLYKEITKNPLKKYEINQGQVDESIDFEAIEEGI; from the coding sequence ATGAAACGGGATAAAATTATTATAGGGATTTCGCAGGGCGACATCAACGGAATTGGATACGAAGTAATTATTAAAACATTGATGGAACCACGCATTCTTGAAATGTGTACCCCAATTGTTTACGGTTCGCCCAAAGTTGCGGCGTATCATAAAAAAGCGTTGAATATTGAAACATTCAATTTCAATCACATTCGTACGGCCAGCGAAGCTGATTCGCGAAAAGCAAACATCATCAATTGCATCGACGACAACATTCGTGTCGAATTGGGTAAATCAAGCGAAATGGCTGGCGAAGCTTCGTATATGGCTTTGGAAAAAGCTGTTGAAGATTTGAAAAACGGCGAAATTGATGCGCTGATTACTGCCCCGATTAATAAGGATAACATTCAGTCTGACAAATTTAACTTTCCCGGACATACCGAATATCTGGCCGAACAGTTTAATGCCCGCGATTTTGTGATGCTTATGGTGAGCGAATCGATGAAAGTTGGCGTTGTTGTTGGTCATGTACCATTATCCGAAGTTTCTTCAAAAATAACCAAAGGCGCAATCCTGAATAAATTACGAATCATCAACCAGTCGCTCGAAAAGGACTTCTTTGTGAAACGTCCACGAATTGCAGTGCTTGGACTGAATCCTCATGCAGGAGATAACGGTTTGCTTGGTAAAGAAGAACTTGATATTATTATTCCAGCCATTCAACGTGCTAAAGACGAAGGTATTATCGCAGTTGGTCCTTATCCTGCTGATGGATTTTTTGGCTCGGGCGATTTTGTGAAATTCGATGCCATTCTGGCTATGTACCACGATCAGGGTTTGATTCCATTCAAGATGGCTTCATTCGATCGCGGCGTAAATTTCACAGCCGGACTGCCGATTATCCGTACTTCACCAGCTCATGGAACTGCATTTGATATTGCCGGAGAAGATAAAGCCTCGCCCGATTCATTCCGCGAAGCATTGTATCTGGCCATCGATATTCATAAAAATCGTACTTTATACAAAGAGATTACCAAAAATCCGTTGAAGAAATACGAAATTAATCAGGGGCAAGTTGATGAATCGATCGATTTTGAAGCAATCGAGGAAGGAATTTAA
- a CDS encoding 3-keto-disaccharide hydrolase: MNKIYTRVILFVFALGIASACSTSKPKDEGWIQLFNGKDLNDWDIKIKGFPLNENYGNTFRVEDSLLKVRYDQYQTFDDHYGHIFYKCPYSHYKIRVEYRFVGDQCPGGASWAYRNSGIMIHGQSAGSMNLDQDFPVSIEVQLLGGNGKDERPNLNVCTPGTNIVLNGKLWTDHCTLSTSKTYHGDQWVTAEVEVQGDSIIKHIIDGKVVMQYTQPQLDDRDPSYQKLLPPDGNKLLKMGTISLQSESNPIDFRKVELLNLGDDCDETANRK; encoded by the coding sequence TTCGGCCTGTTCAACTTCAAAACCTAAAGATGAAGGTTGGATTCAACTTTTTAACGGAAAGGACCTGAACGACTGGGATATAAAGATTAAAGGTTTCCCGTTGAATGAAAACTATGGAAATACTTTCCGGGTTGAGGATAGTTTACTGAAAGTCAGGTACGATCAGTATCAGACGTTTGACGATCATTACGGCCATATTTTTTACAAATGTCCGTATTCCCATTATAAAATCAGGGTTGAGTACAGGTTTGTGGGCGATCAATGCCCCGGAGGTGCTAGTTGGGCATATCGGAATAGTGGAATCATGATACATGGACAAAGCGCTGGGAGCATGAATCTGGATCAGGATTTTCCGGTGTCAATCGAAGTTCAATTATTGGGAGGAAACGGCAAAGATGAACGTCCTAACCTTAACGTTTGTACACCGGGGACAAACATTGTGCTTAATGGCAAACTTTGGACAGATCATTGTACACTTTCTACTTCAAAAACGTATCATGGCGACCAATGGGTTACTGCAGAAGTTGAAGTTCAGGGCGATTCAATTATCAAACATATCATTGATGGGAAGGTTGTAATGCAATACACTCAGCCACAACTCGATGATCGTGATCCAAGTTATCAGAAATTACTTCCTCCTGATGGAAATAAGCTGCTTAAGATGGGAACCATATCGTTACAATCAGAAAGCAATCCAATTGATTTTCGGAAAGTTGAATTGCTGAATTTGGGCGATGATTGTGATGAAACTGCGAATCGGAAGTAG